From Nicotiana tabacum cultivar K326 chromosome 22, ASM71507v2, whole genome shotgun sequence, one genomic window encodes:
- the LOC142175814 gene encoding uncharacterized protein LOC142175814 produces MRILQHIPKIITEEDNDFLITAPTQEEVKEVVFSMDPNSTSGSDGFNRFFFQKFWDIIKDDITDKVKELINGEQMPKFFTRKIASLNLVMEQLNEYEKGCPIYAGRKRVHYFTDIDTKIVRKITSDGCSKGNPGLNAGGGIIQNHNDELLAAYAVRFGIITNNMAESLALKDGLDWCIEKGYKNIIVEMTLCCWLTGCLEKLKFHGS; encoded by the exons ATGAGAATCCTACAACATATCCCTAAGATAATTACGGAAGAGGACAATGATTTTCTAATTACAGCTCCAACACAAGAAGAAGTTAAAGAAGTTGTCTTTAGTATGGATCCTAATAGTACCTCTGGATCAGATGGATTTAATCGATTTTTCTTTCAGAAGTTTTGGGATATAATCAAAGATGACATAACGGACAAGGTCAAAGAATTAATCAATGGGGAGCAGATGCCTAAATTCTTTACTA GAAAGATTGCATCTTTGAATCTGGTGATGGAGCAACTGAATGAATATGAAAAG GGATGTCCAATTTATGCGGGAAGGAAGAGGGTCCATTATTTTACTGATATCGACACTAAGATTGTTCGGAAG ATCACTTCTGATGGCTGCTCTAAAGGCAACCCAGGCCTTAATGCAGGAGGAGGAATTATTCAAAATCATAATGATGAACTATTAGCTGCTTATGCAGTCCGTTTTGGTATTATCACAAATAATATGGCAGAATCATTGGCTCTGAAGGATGGATTAGATTGGTGTATAGAGAAAGGATACAAGAATATCATTGTGGAGATGACTCTTTGTTGTTGGTTAACTGGTTGCTTGGAAAAGCTAAAATTCCATGGAAGTTAA